The Gemmatimonadaceae bacterium genome contains the following window.
TCCGGTGTAGTCAAAGCCCTTGTCGCTCGGCGCGAGGAAATGGATGCCCATCTCCTTGAGCTTGGCGTTCACGTGCGGGTTGTGGATGATCTCGCCCGCCAGGAAAATGCGCTTGTCGGGGAACTTGGCCCGCGTCTGGTAGGCGTACTCCACGGCGCGCTCCACACCGTAGCAGAACCCGAACTCCTTGGCCAGACGGACGGTGATGTCGCCGGCCACGAGCGTGTGCTCGCGGGCCAGCAACAGGTCCACGAGCTGTCCGTCATAGTCGGCCGTGAGGGTGTCCTGCACCTCGGCCTTGAGCCCGAATCCCTTCCGGTAGTAGGTGGAGTCGCTCGCCATCATCGAAAGATAAACCCCCTCGGGGACCCCTGCCCCCGTCGTGGACGCCGCCCGCTCCACCCCCGACGCGACGGCCTGCCCGTGCTCGCGCCCCGCCTCGCCCGACCGTACTATTTGCGCGTATGGGCGAGCACTACGACCTCTGCGTCATCGGGAGTGGCCCGGCGGGCGAGAAGGGCGCCGCCCAGGCCGCCTACTTCGGCAAGTCCGTCTGCGTCATTGAACGCGCGCCGAAGCCTGGCGGTGCCGCCGTCAACACCGGCACCATCCCCTCCAAGACGCTCCGCGAAACCGCGCTCTACCTGAGCGGCGTGCGCCAGCGTGGACTCTACGGCGTGGACCTGCGCGTAAAGTCCGATATCACCATCGGCGACTTCATGCACCGCGAACGCGCCGTGGTCGAGACGATGTGGAATCACATCGAGCACAACTTCGAACGCCACGCCATCACCACCGTGCAGGGCGCGGCGCGCTTCAGCGACCCCCAGACCGTCGTCGTCGAACGCTACAAGCAGGAGCCGCGGGAGATCACGGCCGATGTGTTCCTGCTCGCCACCGGGTCGCGTCCCTCCCATCCGCCGGAGATCCCCTTCGACGGCCAGGTCGTGGTGGACAGCGACGACGTGCTCACCCTCACGTCCATCCCGCGCCGCGTCGTGGTCATCGGCGGAGGAGTCATCGGCTGCGAATACGCCGGCATCTTCGGCGCGCTCGGTGTCCGCGTCACGCTCGTCAACAGCCGCGAACGCCTGCTGATGCAACTCGATTCCGACCTTTCGGAATCGCTGCGTGCCGAGATGACCCGCCGGCTCGGCGTGCAGGTGGTGCTCAACGCCGCGGTCGAACAGGTCACGGTCGAGGGCGACGTCGCCAGCGTCAAGCTGAGCGACGGCCGGCAGCTCAATGCCGACTGCGTGCTCTACTGCGCCGGCCGCGAGGGGAACTCCGACGCGCTGAACCTAGAGGCCGCAGGCGTCGCCGTGAACAAGCGCGGCTTCGTCACGGTCGACGAGCACTATCGCAGCAGCGTGCCGCACATCTTTGCCGCCGGCGACCTCGTGGGCTTCCCCGCCCTCGCCTCCACGGCGATGGAACAGGCCCGCGTCGCGATGTGCCACGCCTTCGACCTCAAGTACAAGTCGTCGATGTCCACCGTGCTGCCCTACGGCGTGTGGACGGTGCCGGAGATCGCGACGGTTGGGATCGGCGAGGACGAGGCCCGTGCCAAGGGCCTGCCCGTCGAGATCGGCAAGGCCTCGCTGCGCTACAACCCGCGCGGCCAGATCATCGGCGAGACCGAAGGCTTCATCAAGCTCATCTTCCGCGCCGACAATCGACAGCTGCTCGGCGCCAGCGTGTTTGGCGAAAGCGCCTGCGAGCTCATCCACCTGCCTGCGGCCGTACTGCACTTCGAGGGCACGCTGGACTATTTCATCGACGGCGTATTCAACTTCCCGACGCTGGCTGACAGCTTCAAGTACGCGGCCTACGACGGCCTGCAGCGCCTGCAACGGCGCATCAGCAAGGCGATGGAGGCACGCAGCCGCTCGGCGACTCCGTTGATGGCGGGTCCGATTACGAACCGACCAGGAACGGCGTAAGCGCCTCGCGCAGGAACTCGGGAATCGGCTGCTTCCGCAGCGTCGCCTTCTCGACGTTTACCACCGTCAGCGTGGCCGTCGCCCGCAGGGTCCGATCCGTCGCGCGGTACGCGGCGAACCGAAACGTCAGCGACGTCTGCCCGATCTTCGCGACGCCCACTTCGACGTCCAGCAGCTCGTCCATCTGCGCCGGCGACTGGAACTCCACCTGGAACGCCTTGCGCGGCAGCTGCACGCCGCGCTTCACGCGCAGTTCCTCGTACGGGAGGTTGGTCGCGCGCATCATCTCGTGCTCGGCCGCCTCGAAGTACTTGAGGTACGCCCCGTACCAGATGATGCCCAGCGGGTCGCAGTCGCTCCATCGCACACGCTGCTGAATTCGAAACGGCAACGGACTCTGTTCGGTCACGATTCGCCTGACAGGGGTTCGGGGAAGGACTGACGGTGTGCCGCGTGGTACAATGGTAGCATCCATTCAGGAGTCCGCCCTGCGGACCGTTGTGAACCGTTGAACCCGGAGGCCGCCATGCTCCGCTCCATCCTGGTCCCTGTCGATGGGTCGCCGCTCGCCGAGCGCGCCCTGCCCGTCGCCCTCGATATCGCCCGCCGCGCCGGAGGTTCCGTCACCCTGCTCCGAGTGCACGTGCCGCTCGCCATCGTCGGCGCGACCGCCGAGGGCGTGTTCACCCAAGACATGCTCGCCGCGGACGACGCCCTTCGTGAGCGTGCCAAGACCTATACCAGCGACCTCGCAGGCCGCCTCGGTGCCGAGTGGGGCGTACGCGTGGATGCGCGGGTGGAGGACGGATCGCCCGCCGGCCTCATCACCGAGGTCGCCGAGCAGGTGAACGCGAATCTTGTCGTGATGACCACGCACGGTGCGGGTGGCTTCGCTCCCGGCTGGCTCGGCTCCGTTGCCGATGCCGTGATCCGGCATTCGCATCGTCCCGTCTTGGCGATGCCGGAGAACGACGCGCACGCGCATCGTGCGTTCACGCCCAAGAGCGTGATGCTGCCGCTCGATGGCAGCGCGCGCGCCGACGGCATCATCCCCGCGGCCCGGGACCTCGCGCATCTCTTCGGTGCGACGATCGACCTCGTGCGGATGGTCGCACCGTATGTCCCGGGTGACGTGGCCAGTGCGCTGGCCGCCGACCGGCCCGATCCGTATGGCATCGACGCCGAGACCGCCGCGGCGAAGGCCAGCCTGGACAACGTGGTGGCTGGCCTCAAGGAAGCGGGCGTGAAGGCGAAGGCCACCGTGCGCGTCGAGCTCTCACCCATCCACGCGCTACTCACGCACATCAAGGAGTCGGATCCCGACTGCGTGGCCATCGCCACGCAGGGCCGCGGGCTCTCGCGGATCTTCGTCGGCTCGGTGGCCGACAAGCTCATTCGCGGTGCGCAGCGGCCGGTGCTCGTGCTGCGGCCGATGAAGGACTAGCCGGCTATCGCGCGTACAGCGCTGGCGTCACGAACGGCGCCAGCGCATAGGTCACGAGCACCTCGTAGGCCGCCTGGCGGTCTATCCGCCCTGCCGTGAGGATCCCCACGGCACCCTTGCCGTGCTTGGTCCCGCGCTCGGCGACCAAACGGTCCATCGCGTGCCCGAGTTCCTCGCCCTCGCGGATCATGCGCGCCACGGCATCGGGCAGCGGCATCGCCAACGAGCCCCCGACGCCTTCGCGCCCATCGCGGTGCACGACCACGCACCAGGCGCAGGTTCGCATCCCGCCGCGGCCGTCCACGACGCCTCCCTCGAGTCCCACACCGAGGTCGGCGTCCGCGGCCTCTCGCGCCCGGCGCGCCCGCTCGCGCGCGCCGGCAATCGTCTGTTCGTCGCCGAACGGTTGGTCGGGCACGCCGCTCGGTACGGGCCGCGCCTCGGCGGATGCTCCAGGCGCCGCCCAGGCCAGCACGGCTTGCGTGGCCGCCACCTTCACGGGGTTCGCGGACCCCACCGCCACGCGTGCAATGTCGGAGATCATCAGCCGAAGATATCGCCGCGCGCTATCTTCGCGGCATGCCCCGACGCGCCAAGGCCGACGACAACCCCTTCACGTTCCTCGGCGGACGCCTCTGGCTGGACTTCGTCAACACGGACGACGCGCTGCTGGGCCTGCGCCGGGATACCATCGCGAGCTTCGAGCGCTTCGTCGTCTGGTTGGAAGGGGCGCAGGTTGTCGACTCCGAGCGCGCCGTCACGCTGCAGCGCCGCGCGACCGAGCAGCCGTCGGGTGCCGCGGCGGCGCTCGTGGAGGCACGACGCGTGCGCGCGGCGCTTCGCGCCCTCGCCGAGCGCGGCCGGGGACCTGACGGCGAGCGCGCGCGCGAGAGCGCGCTTGCCGAGATCAACCGCCTGCTGGGACGCAGCGTGGGCACACGGCGTGTCGAGATCTCGGAAACCGGCCGCTACGTACGCAGCTTTGTGCCGACTGGCGATGCCTTCGGCGGCCTCGTGATTCCCGTCGTTGAGTCGGCGGTGGATTCGCTCGTCGCCGATGAGCTGCCGCGCATCAGGGTCTGCGCCGACCGACGATGCCCGCGCGTGTTCCTTGACCAGACGAAGTCCCGCACGCGCCGCTGGTGCGACATGGCCACCTGCGGCAACCGGGCGAAGGCGCTCAGGCTGCGGCGTCGTCGAGCGAACGCCTGATGTAGCCCATCTCCTCCGCATAGCCGCGCAGCTGCGCCTGCAGCAGCCGGCGCCCGCGAAACAGCCTGGACTTGATGGTGCCCTCCGGCACACCAAGCAGTTGTGCGATCTCCCCGTAGCGCATGCCGTGCAGGTCGCTCATCAGCAGGGCGTCTCGGTATTCGTGGGGCAGCGCTCGCACCGCGTCGACGATTTCCTGGTCCACGAAAGAATCGTAGAAGCGCCCCTCGGGATCCACCTCGCCGACCGGCTCGAACAGCTCGCGCCCGTCATCGGCCTCGAGCGGCTGCACCTCGCGTGCGTCGATGCGGCGCTTCCGGCTCACGAAGGCATGGTAGAGGATGGTGAACAACCACGCCCTGATGTTCGTACCGAGCCGGTACTGATCCCAGCGCTGGAAGGCGCGAACCAAGGTGTCGGAGACGAGGTCCTCCGCATCCTCGCGCGAACGCGTGAGCTTCAGCGCGAACGCGTGCAACGCATCCAGCTGCGAGACCGCCTCGGCATCGAAGCGCGCGCGTCGCTCCGCCCGCGCGCGCTCTGCCGCACGGGCGTTGATGTCAAGGATGCCGCTGCCTGCCGCAATCGAAGCCATCGCGTTCTCTCCGGTCCCAGTGCTAAGGCGTCACGCCGCGGCGCAGGTGACCGGACACGAATCGCTTCAGGTCCGCCGCCACGCTGTGCATCAGGCTCACATCGCGCTTCATCCGCGCCACCGTTGTTGCGCCCTCTAGCGTCGCCACGATGAAGCGCGCCAGCCGCAGGGGATCCGCATCGTCCTCGAGCCGATCCTCGATCTGGGCCAGCAACCCGGCAATCTCCTCCGTCCACGAGCGGAAGACGCGGGCAATGCGCACGCGAAATCCCTCGTCCATCGACGCCATCTCCGTGGCCAGCGCACCGAAGGGCGAGGCCAGCCGGCCGCTGCGGTCGGCCTGCATGGCCACCACGGAGTCGATGAAAACGTGCAGGCGCTCCAAGGGATCCAACGACTGCTCACGCAGAATGTGGAGGCCCCGGTCGGCGAGCACGTCGAACTGCCGCGCCAACACCTCGTGCCCCAACGCGTCCTTGGACTTGAAGTAGTGATAGAAGTGACTCTTGCCGCTCAGTCCGGCCTTCGCGATGACGTCGTCCACCGACGTCTGCACGAAGCCCCGCTCGGCAATCAGCTCAGCGGCCGCGTCAAGGATCTGTAGTCGCTTCTGGCTCACGGAAGGCAGATTAGGACCAGCCAGTCCTAATCACAAGCCGAGCCCGTATTCAGCGCATAACACGTTGTATCACAATGCGTTATGAGCTGGACAAGTTCTCGGACTACTTTGTGAAAGACGGAGCGAACTGGGCTGGCCAGAGCTCGCAAGGCCATCTCGCGTAGCCGCCGCGTCGCGCCGCTACCGACCCCTGCGTCGCTTGCCCTTCGGCACCGGTGGACGTCCTCTCGGCCCGCGCTTTCCACCATCCCGGTCGCCGCGATCGCGTTGGGGTCGGCCTGCGCCGCTCGGCTTACGCGCCACCTCCTCACGCATCCAGGGGCGCGATAGTTCCTCCTGCGCCTCAGCGAGCGTCTCCGTCTTGATGGTCCCGCGTGCGCCGCGTCCGACCGCGATTCGCAGCGGGCGGTCCAGCGTCGGCAATTCCTCATCCACGAGCGTGCGCGCCAGCTTCTCGTTGAGCTGCAGCCTCGCGACGCCGCGCGGCCCCTCGGGCGTCTCCTCCACCTCGTAGTGGATGGAGACCGGGCGGTCCCGTACCACAACCTGCGCCGGCAGTGCCATCCAGCGCTCGCGCTCAGACGCGTCAACGATCTCGTCCGGATCGAACGTCAGCGCCGCCGACTTGAACTGCGCCAGCGAGCCGACGGCGGCCAACGCCTTCTCGTACCAGTCCGCCAACTCCTGTTGCGACAGCCGGGCGGTGCGCCCTCCGCTGCGCCGCCACACCTCACGCACCTGGTCAATCATCGGGCGATTCCGCGGCACCGCCGCGTGCCGCGCCTCTCCACGCGCCAGCGCGTCGGCCAGCACGCGTCGGGCTTCGTCCTCCTGCCCCGGTGGGAACTCCTGCAGCGCCTCACGCTCGCGTTCCAACTCGAACCCGAAGTACGTGAGCCGCCGCTCCAGGGCCAATGGCCGCTCGCGTTGCGACGGGTCGTACACGAGACGAGGCTCGTGACCGATGGCCTGCGCCCGCACGAGATCGCGCGAGAGCTGCGTGCCCTCGATCGCCGCGCGCGGCACGCCGAACTTGTCGGCGAAATAGCGCAGCGTCCCCGCAATGGGTCCCCAGCTGCCGCAGACGCTGGTCTTCGAGACGCGCGCTTCGTCGCCGTCCGCTGTCTCCTCGTCGATCACCAACGCAAACGGCATCACCTTGGCCAGCAACTCGACCCAGCGTTTCTCGATCTCTGCCGTGGCCTTCGGCATCGTGCGCGGCAGGGGCAGGCCCACCGAGCGGTAGATCGAGGCCATCGCCAGCGCCGAGTCCTCCAAGGCCTTCACCAACACGCCACGCCCTTCCGCCCAGCGCTCGACACTCTCGTCGAACATCTGCCGCGGCAGGCCATAGACCTCGCCGAGGTAACCGCAGCGCGTGAAGGCCTCGGCGTAGACGTTGTAGGTCGTGAGGTGGTCGCTGCCCGGCACGACGAGACCGGCGAGGTCGCGATCCTCGCGCGTCATCCGATGCAGCGACTCCACGCTCGCCATCACCGCCACATAGGGCAGCAGCGTGTCGTCGCAGTGCACGAGCAACTCTGCCCAGGGCCGGTCCACCGGCATCGCCTCCACCGACTTGCCGTAAACCGTGAGACGCCCCTGATCGATGATGCCGCGCGACTCCAGGAACTGGACGGCCGCTCGGTACGACTGCCGGTCGAGCGGCACCGGCAGGTCGAGCTCGTCGGCCCGCACGCCGAGCGCCGCGCAGGTGAGCGCCACGCGTTCGGAATCGCCCGCGAGCTGGAAGTCCGGCGCCGTGGGTTCGAGTCGGTCGAATCGGATGTCGCGGTCCGACAGGATGTACACGCGCCCGCCCGCCACGCGGCCGTGCACGCGGCCGGCCATCTGCAGGATCTCGTTCGCGCCCAGATGCAGGCGCGTCAGCACGTTGCGGCCGCGCTCCACCACGTTCGCAAACCGCGTGTCGTCGATGACCACCGTGTCGAGCCCCTGCACGTTCAGCGCGCTCTGTCCGGCCGCCGTCATCGCCAAGAGGAAAGGCTTGCGCACCTCGCCTTCAAGGAACGGGCGGATCACGCGGATCGGCTCGCCCCCGTGGTAGAACGCCACCTCGAGCCGCTGATACCGCGCGCCGGCATCGGTCGCCACATCCTCCACGGCCGCGCGCGTGGGCAGGAACACGCCAACACCACGCTTCTCACGGATCGTGCGCTGCAGGAAGCGGTCGTCGAGGAAGCTCATCGGCTTCTTTCGCACGACTTCCACCGTCGCGGCCTTGGCAGGATCGAAGGCCGACGACTCCACCACGGCCGCCGCGTTGAGGTAGCGCGAGTAGAAGCGGGGGTCCACCGTCGCGCTCAGCCACACGAAGCGGCAACCGGTGCGCTTGCCCAACGCGAGGCAGAGCTCCAGCTCGGCGCTCGTCTGGTGGATCTCGTCCACCACCAGGGTGTCGTGCGGACGGATGTCACCGTCCTGGAACCACCGCCGCGCGATGCCGGTCGTCACGATCACCACGTTCCAGGTCGGGGTCTCGGGTGTGGCCTCGCGTTCGCGGTTCACCACGCCGACCCGCAGGTCGTCGGTGTCGAGCAGCACCTTGGCGATTGGCTTCACGCTCAGGGTCTTGCCCGTGCCCGTCCCAGCGACGATTCCGAAGCCCTGGCGCGGCTGCGCGTCCGAGGTGCCGAGTTCGGTGGCAAGTCGCTGCAGTTCGGCGCCGCGCGAGCGCCAGAGGACGGTCTCGATGTCCAACGTGAACGCGAGCTCAATGGTCTCGCAGGCCGCGCGCGTGGGCGCGATGACGATGATGCGACCTCGCGCCCCACCGGCGCGCACAAAGGCATCGTGGTCCGGCGGGAGATACTGGTCCCGGACCCGACGCAGGCCCTGCGGGTCGGCTACGACTGCCGCTCCCCGAGCTCCAAGCTCGAGGAGGTCAGCGAATCCGGCTTGGGCTTGGGCGGCGTCCGCGTCCGCGAGGGCTGCGGCACGGGTGGCGTGCGGTCCGGCGTCTTGCTGCGCTGGGCCGGGCGCGCGCTGTCACGCGACGGGGTCGGCACGCGGCGACCCGCGGAATCACGGGCAGCCGAGTCGCGCGCGGTTCCGCTGCCGCGACGCGTCGGCATTGGAATCACCACACGGCGCGCGCTGCTATCCGCCCGCGACGGACGCGGATGCGTGCGGAACCCGCGAATCTCGAGCTCACGACTGCGCGTCGGGCCGAACACCACCACGCCGTTGGCGGGCTTCTGCCGTAGGGCGGTCTGGCAGTCGGTCGGTGCC
Protein-coding sequences here:
- the sthA gene encoding Si-specific NAD(P)(+) transhydrogenase, whose product is MGEHYDLCVIGSGPAGEKGAAQAAYFGKSVCVIERAPKPGGAAVNTGTIPSKTLRETALYLSGVRQRGLYGVDLRVKSDITIGDFMHRERAVVETMWNHIEHNFERHAITTVQGAARFSDPQTVVVERYKQEPREITADVFLLATGSRPSHPPEIPFDGQVVVDSDDVLTLTSIPRRVVVIGGGVIGCEYAGIFGALGVRVTLVNSRERLLMQLDSDLSESLRAEMTRRLGVQVVLNAAVEQVTVEGDVASVKLSDGRQLNADCVLYCAGREGNSDALNLEAAGVAVNKRGFVTVDEHYRSSVPHIFAAGDLVGFPALASTAMEQARVAMCHAFDLKYKSSMSTVLPYGVWTVPEIATVGIGEDEARAKGLPVEIGKASLRYNPRGQIIGETEGFIKLIFRADNRQLLGASVFGESACELIHLPAAVLHFEGTLDYFIDGVFNFPTLADSFKYAAYDGLQRLQRRISKAMEARSRSATPLMAGPITNRPGTA
- a CDS encoding acyl-CoA thioesterase, which encodes MTEQSPLPFRIQQRVRWSDCDPLGIIWYGAYLKYFEAAEHEMMRATNLPYEELRVKRGVQLPRKAFQVEFQSPAQMDELLDVEVGVAKIGQTSLTFRFAAYRATDRTLRATATLTVVNVEKATLRKQPIPEFLREALTPFLVGS
- a CDS encoding universal stress protein; this translates as MLRSILVPVDGSPLAERALPVALDIARRAGGSVTLLRVHVPLAIVGATAEGVFTQDMLAADDALRERAKTYTSDLAGRLGAEWGVRVDARVEDGSPAGLITEVAEQVNANLVVMTTHGAGGFAPGWLGSVADAVIRHSHRPVLAMPENDAHAHRAFTPKSVMLPLDGSARADGIIPAARDLAHLFGATIDLVRMVAPYVPGDVASALAADRPDPYGIDAETAAAKASLDNVVAGLKEAGVKAKATVRVELSPIHALLTHIKESDPDCVAIATQGRGLSRIFVGSVADKLIRGAQRPVLVLRPMKD
- the yjjX gene encoding inosine/xanthosine triphosphatase, producing MISDIARVAVGSANPVKVAATQAVLAWAAPGASAEARPVPSGVPDQPFGDEQTIAGARERARRAREAADADLGVGLEGGVVDGRGGMRTCAWCVVVHRDGREGVGGSLAMPLPDAVARMIREGEELGHAMDRLVAERGTKHGKGAVGILTAGRIDRQAAYEVLVTYALAPFVTPALYAR
- a CDS encoding CGNR zinc finger domain-containing protein yields the protein MPRRAKADDNPFTFLGGRLWLDFVNTDDALLGLRRDTIASFERFVVWLEGAQVVDSERAVTLQRRATEQPSGAAAALVEARRVRAALRALAERGRGPDGERARESALAEINRLLGRSVGTRRVEISETGRYVRSFVPTGDAFGGLVIPVVESAVDSLVADELPRIRVCADRRCPRVFLDQTKSRTRRWCDMATCGNRAKALRLRRRRANA
- a CDS encoding sigma-70 family RNA polymerase sigma factor; protein product: MASIAAGSGILDINARAAERARAERRARFDAEAVSQLDALHAFALKLTRSREDAEDLVSDTLVRAFQRWDQYRLGTNIRAWLFTILYHAFVSRKRRIDAREVQPLEADDGRELFEPVGEVDPEGRFYDSFVDQEIVDAVRALPHEYRDALLMSDLHGMRYGEIAQLLGVPEGTIKSRLFRGRRLLQAQLRGYAEEMGYIRRSLDDAAA
- a CDS encoding TetR/AcrR family transcriptional regulator, translating into MSQKRLQILDAAAELIAERGFVQTSVDDVIAKAGLSGKSHFYHYFKSKDALGHEVLARQFDVLADRGLHILREQSLDPLERLHVFIDSVVAMQADRSGRLASPFGALATEMASMDEGFRVRIARVFRSWTEEIAGLLAQIEDRLEDDADPLRLARFIVATLEGATTVARMKRDVSLMHSVAADLKRFVSGHLRRGVTP
- a CDS encoding DEAD/DEAH box helicase, coding for MRAGGARGRIIVIAPTRAACETIELAFTLDIETVLWRSRGAELQRLATELGTSDAQPRQGFGIVAGTGTGKTLSVKPIAKVLLDTDDLRVGVVNREREATPETPTWNVVIVTTGIARRWFQDGDIRPHDTLVVDEIHQTSAELELCLALGKRTGCRFVWLSATVDPRFYSRYLNAAAVVESSAFDPAKAATVEVVRKKPMSFLDDRFLQRTIREKRGVGVFLPTRAAVEDVATDAGARYQRLEVAFYHGGEPIRVIRPFLEGEVRKPFLLAMTAAGQSALNVQGLDTVVIDDTRFANVVERGRNVLTRLHLGANEILQMAGRVHGRVAGGRVYILSDRDIRFDRLEPTAPDFQLAGDSERVALTCAALGVRADELDLPVPLDRQSYRAAVQFLESRGIIDQGRLTVYGKSVEAMPVDRPWAELLVHCDDTLLPYVAVMASVESLHRMTREDRDLAGLVVPGSDHLTTYNVYAEAFTRCGYLGEVYGLPRQMFDESVERWAEGRGVLVKALEDSALAMASIYRSVGLPLPRTMPKATAEIEKRWVELLAKVMPFALVIDEETADGDEARVSKTSVCGSWGPIAGTLRYFADKFGVPRAAIEGTQLSRDLVRAQAIGHEPRLVYDPSQRERPLALERRLTYFGFELEREREALQEFPPGQEDEARRVLADALARGEARHAAVPRNRPMIDQVREVWRRSGGRTARLSQQELADWYEKALAAVGSLAQFKSAALTFDPDEIVDASERERWMALPAQVVVRDRPVSIHYEVEETPEGPRGVARLQLNEKLARTLVDEELPTLDRPLRIAVGRGARGTIKTETLAEAQEELSRPWMREEVARKPSGAGRPQRDRGDRDGGKRGPRGRPPVPKGKRRRGR